A single uncultured Methanolobus sp. DNA region contains:
- a CDS encoding sodium:solute symporter family protein, with protein MLNHILLVLYVIGILLLSLKLKQGTFSGFVISDRNITHPAVIGIAYMAAYFSAASFLGGGGYGLVAGLPWVIWAVFFHVAFACIAFLVAPKIWAASQQYDAKTVPQLLERRYNSQKGKVLLAAIMLLMYTVYLVAIFKGCANLFQGLLGVTYVQGLIIAVIIVALYYVIGGLPAILWISFLQGLIMLVGAVFLYGGLISSGSGADIWATIPADILNMGGAMVPWQKTFGTAFAISLGLLALPDLLIMLFSAKDKRVVRFAGIYGPISITIYALCIFSLGILAYGAFSQEQLAPYIANPDGLVPFLATSLLPAGFDSIVLLAAISAAMSTMSAIVLVTTTSLTSDILKYFKPETTDDKILKITRIVGVIIIIVSAFFAIDVPQLIVPLVSVSMGVIACCVFVPLFFGLYWKRGTSTGFIASLIASFGSVVLWQLFGNPLIHPVFIGLICGIVAYLGGSLASPAPATDN; from the coding sequence ATGCTTAACCACATACTTCTTGTTCTGTATGTAATCGGAATTCTGCTGCTGTCCCTAAAACTCAAGCAGGGAACTTTTTCAGGATTCGTTATATCTGACCGTAATATCACACACCCTGCGGTCATCGGTATTGCATATATGGCAGCATATTTCAGTGCAGCTTCATTCCTTGGAGGCGGCGGATACGGACTGGTTGCAGGACTTCCCTGGGTAATCTGGGCAGTGTTCTTCCACGTAGCTTTTGCATGTATAGCATTCCTTGTTGCACCAAAAATATGGGCAGCTTCACAGCAGTACGATGCAAAGACAGTGCCACAGCTTCTGGAACGCCGCTATAACTCACAAAAAGGAAAGGTTCTCCTTGCAGCTATAATGCTCCTGATGTATACTGTTTATCTTGTTGCGATCTTTAAAGGATGTGCAAATCTTTTCCAGGGACTTCTTGGAGTAACCTATGTTCAGGGTCTGATAATCGCTGTGATAATTGTTGCTCTTTACTATGTGATCGGTGGACTGCCGGCAATTCTCTGGATCAGTTTCCTTCAGGGACTTATCATGCTCGTTGGTGCCGTGTTCCTTTACGGAGGACTTATTTCAAGCGGCAGCGGTGCTGATATATGGGCTACTATCCCGGCAGATATACTGAATATGGGTGGTGCTATGGTTCCATGGCAGAAAACGTTTGGAACTGCCTTTGCAATAAGTCTCGGACTGCTGGCACTTCCTGACCTGCTTATCATGCTTTTCTCAGCAAAGGACAAGAGAGTTGTTAGGTTTGCAGGTATCTACGGACCAATTTCCATCACAATTTACGCACTCTGTATCTTCTCACTGGGAATTCTGGCATACGGTGCTTTCAGCCAGGAACAGCTTGCACCCTATATCGCAAACCCTGACGGACTTGTGCCATTCCTTGCAACATCACTGCTTCCGGCAGGATTTGACAGCATTGTACTGCTTGCAGCTATTTCAGCCGCAATGTCCACAATGAGTGCAATCGTACTTGTTACTACAACATCCCTTACTTCAGACATACTGAAGTACTTCAAACCGGAAACAACAGACGACAAGATACTCAAGATAACAAGGATAGTCGGAGTTATAATTATCATTGTCTCTGCTTTCTTTGCAATAGATGTTCCACAACTTATCGTGCCTCTGGTTTCCGTAAGTATGGGAGTTATCGCATGCTGTGTTTTCGTTCCACTGTTCTTCGGGCTGTACTGGAAACGTGGTACTTCAACAGGGTTTATTGCAAGTCTCATTGCAAGCTTTGGTTCTGTTGTCCTTTGGCAGCTCTTTGGTAACCCGCTCATCCACCCGGTTTTCATCGGACTGATATGCGGAATCGTGGCTTATCTTGGCGGCAGTCTTGCAAGTCCTGCACCTGCAACAGACAATTAA
- a CDS encoding phosphoadenylyl-sulfate reductase: MPEKTEIEKLADEYKNSSPQEILKYALNRFGKDITIAFSGAEDVVLIDMAAKIMPDVSVFSLDTGRLHPETYRFFDVVREHYNIQLEIFFANREKTEELVLKKGMFSFYKDGHSECCAARKVDPLRRSLSTRAAWITGQRKDQSPNTRANIPVIEADTVFGDGTLVKFNPLANWSSKQVWDYIRENNVPYNELHEKGYVSIGCEPCTRPVLPGQHEREGRWWWEEATKKECGLHSGNVKSQN, encoded by the coding sequence ATGCCCGAAAAAACAGAAATAGAGAAGCTGGCTGATGAGTACAAGAACAGTTCTCCACAGGAGATACTTAAGTACGCGCTAAACAGGTTTGGCAAGGATATAACAATCGCATTCAGTGGTGCCGAGGATGTCGTACTTATCGATATGGCTGCAAAGATAATGCCTGATGTTAGTGTCTTCTCTCTGGACACAGGCCGCCTGCATCCTGAAACATACAGGTTTTTTGATGTTGTAAGAGAGCACTATAATATTCAGCTTGAGATATTCTTTGCTAACAGGGAGAAAACCGAGGAACTTGTCCTGAAAAAGGGTATGTTCTCATTCTACAAAGACGGACATAGTGAGTGCTGTGCTGCCCGTAAAGTGGATCCCCTGAGGCGCTCACTTAGCACAAGGGCTGCATGGATAACGGGTCAGCGTAAGGACCAGAGTCCTAATACACGTGCAAATATTCCTGTTATCGAGGCTGACACTGTGTTTGGAGATGGCACACTCGTAAAGTTCAATCCCCTGGCAAACTGGAGTTCAAAACAGGTCTGGGATTATATCAGGGAGAACAATGTCCCTTATAATGAGCTTCATGAGAAAGGTTATGTCAGCATCGGCTGTGAACCATGTACAAGACCTGTACTGCCGGGACAACATGAGCGTGAAGGACGCTGGTGGTGGGAAGAGGCTACAAAGAAGGAATGCGGTCTGCATTCGGGAAATGTAAAGTCTCAGAACTGA